A genome region from Neptunomonas japonica JAMM 1380 includes the following:
- a CDS encoding DUF1302 domain-containing protein, with translation MAINTTGVTKGPLLNPQLLNRKILPALLAATLAGQAYGVEFQLGEVEGRIDSQLSVGASWRVNDPDTDLISEPNGGRGLGSGSFDDGNQNFKQGETFSKILKGSHELSLSYKNVGAFVRGKYWSDFELEDGKRGHGHTENGYAADDQLNDDSFNDFAKFSGAEILDAYIYGYFDIGNMPLDVRLGRQVVNWGESTFIQGGINVINPFDVSAFRRPGSEIKEGLLPVNMAFASLGVTDNLSLEAFYQISWEPTVEDGCGTYFSANDFAAEGCNGIRVDAGALNGVADSTYYNALSTRVITRNSDGKRDAKDSGQFGFALRYLAEDLNDTEFGLFFARYHSRLPVISGVKTPNGDPFASEYFVEYPEDIKMLGVSWNTNVGELAWSGEISHKRDVPIQLNGPMLVASMLTLGTAAGNPANGTVVPIGPAGLGTEIQGYTAFDVTQAQTTLIKTVNNVMGASRLALIGELGWTHIHDFDESASALKYGRSGVFGYTPSDDDGFVTQDSVGYVARASLSYPNAISGVSLTPQVSFKHGISGYGPQPGAAFNEGQKSINLSLQADYLERYRAQISYTNFFGGDYNELADRDFISLSTSVSF, from the coding sequence ATGGCAATAAATACCACCGGAGTGACAAAAGGTCCTCTGCTGAACCCTCAATTACTAAACCGTAAAATACTACCCGCTTTATTAGCAGCCACCCTTGCAGGTCAGGCTTATGGTGTTGAATTCCAACTAGGCGAAGTCGAGGGACGTATTGACTCCCAACTGTCGGTTGGTGCTAGCTGGCGGGTCAATGATCCGGATACTGACTTAATTTCAGAACCAAACGGCGGTAGAGGTTTAGGTTCAGGAAGTTTTGATGACGGAAATCAAAACTTCAAACAAGGGGAGACATTCTCTAAAATCCTCAAAGGCTCACACGAGCTTTCATTAAGCTATAAGAATGTAGGGGCTTTTGTACGAGGTAAATATTGGTCAGACTTCGAACTAGAAGACGGTAAGCGAGGTCACGGTCATACTGAAAATGGCTATGCCGCTGATGACCAGCTTAACGATGATAGTTTTAATGACTTTGCTAAGTTTTCCGGTGCTGAAATTTTAGATGCCTACATCTACGGATACTTCGACATAGGCAATATGCCACTTGATGTACGCTTAGGCCGCCAAGTCGTCAACTGGGGTGAAAGCACCTTTATTCAAGGTGGCATTAACGTCATCAACCCATTTGATGTTAGCGCATTTCGCCGCCCAGGATCTGAAATAAAAGAAGGTTTATTGCCTGTTAATATGGCGTTTGCATCCTTAGGTGTAACCGACAACTTAAGTCTAGAGGCTTTCTATCAAATTAGTTGGGAGCCTACGGTTGAAGATGGTTGCGGTACTTATTTTTCTGCAAACGACTTTGCCGCAGAAGGCTGTAATGGTATTCGTGTCGATGCCGGCGCACTCAATGGCGTTGCCGACAGCACATACTACAACGCTCTCTCTACAAGGGTTATAACCCGTAATAGTGATGGTAAGCGAGATGCCAAAGATTCAGGGCAGTTCGGGTTTGCATTACGCTATTTAGCAGAAGACCTAAATGATACTGAGTTTGGCTTATTCTTTGCCAGATATCACAGCCGTTTGCCTGTGATTAGTGGTGTCAAAACCCCTAATGGCGACCCCTTCGCATCTGAGTATTTTGTCGAATATCCAGAAGATATAAAAATGCTGGGTGTAAGCTGGAACACCAATGTTGGTGAATTAGCTTGGTCAGGCGAAATCAGCCACAAACGTGATGTACCTATTCAGTTGAATGGCCCCATGCTAGTTGCCTCTATGCTGACACTGGGAACAGCAGCAGGTAACCCAGCTAATGGGACGGTTGTTCCCATCGGTCCTGCTGGTTTAGGCACAGAGATCCAAGGTTACACCGCTTTTGATGTGACACAGGCACAAACAACCCTCATCAAAACAGTCAACAACGTCATGGGGGCTAGCCGTTTAGCACTGATCGGTGAGCTTGGCTGGACACACATCCATGACTTTGATGAAAGCGCTTCTGCTCTAAAATATGGTCGCAGTGGTGTATTTGGCTATACGCCAAGCGATGATGATGGCTTTGTCACACAAGACTCTGTTGGCTATGTAGCTCGCGCATCGTTAAGTTACCCGAATGCCATTTCAGGTGTTAGCTTAACGCCACAAGTGAGCTTCAAGCACGGTATCAGTGGCTACGGCCCACAACCTGGCGCTGCGTTTAATGAAGGACAGAAGTCTATAAACCTAAGCTTACAAGCCGACTACTTGGAGCGATACAGAGCACAGATCTCTTACACTAACTTCTTTGGTGGTGATTACAACGAGTTAGCAGATCGAGACTTTATCTCGCTAAGCACTTCTGTATCCTTTTAA
- a CDS encoding DUF1329 domain-containing protein, whose protein sequence is MISHPKALLITSALALSISSIVQAGVSSQEAARLGQDLTPIGAEKAGNAAGTIPAWTGGLSTSTDRHTNPYANEKPSFTITASNANQYKDSLSPGQLAMLAKYPDTFKMNVYPTHRSAALPQSIYSSITKNATDAELTQQGNGISGATEAIPFPIPSDGLEVIWNHMTRFRGGSLERTFVQVPVQANGSFTAVKINEKMAWPTYLSEPYDPKSDDNILFYFVQKVEAPSRLTGNVLLVHETMNQITQPRQAWTYNAGQRRVRRAPQVAYDAPGTATDGQRTTDNLDMFNGAPDRYDWNLVGKQELYIPYNSFKLADRGLKYNQILQAGHLNPELTRYELHRVWKVEATLKEGARHIYAKRTFYIDEDTWQAAIVDHYDGRGELWRVAEEHEFQYRDANVPWTVAEMLYDLQSGRYLAGSLTNEEGIGFDFTKRFRHKDFTPQAIRRLGK, encoded by the coding sequence ATGATATCGCATCCAAAAGCACTGCTGATCACATCAGCACTCGCTCTTTCCATCAGCAGCATTGTACAAGCTGGCGTTTCTTCTCAGGAGGCGGCTCGTCTCGGCCAAGATTTAACACCCATAGGAGCAGAAAAAGCAGGTAATGCTGCGGGCACTATTCCTGCTTGGACAGGCGGACTAAGCACCTCGACTGATCGCCACACCAACCCATATGCTAATGAAAAACCATCATTTACCATCACAGCAAGCAACGCAAACCAGTATAAAGACTCTCTATCACCTGGGCAGCTAGCAATGCTGGCAAAATACCCTGACACATTCAAAATGAATGTTTACCCGACCCACCGCTCAGCAGCACTACCACAGAGCATTTATAGCAGCATCACGAAAAATGCCACCGATGCCGAGTTAACTCAACAAGGTAACGGTATTTCAGGGGCTACTGAAGCTATCCCTTTTCCGATTCCTAGTGACGGCTTAGAAGTAATCTGGAACCACATGACACGCTTTCGTGGCGGTTCTTTAGAACGAACCTTTGTGCAAGTTCCTGTCCAAGCAAACGGGAGTTTCACAGCGGTAAAGATCAATGAAAAAATGGCCTGGCCTACTTATCTTTCAGAACCATACGATCCTAAAAGTGATGACAACATTTTGTTTTACTTTGTGCAAAAAGTTGAAGCACCTTCACGCTTAACCGGCAATGTCTTATTGGTCCATGAAACAATGAACCAAATTACCCAGCCACGCCAAGCATGGACTTATAATGCAGGGCAGCGACGCGTAAGACGTGCGCCGCAGGTTGCTTATGATGCGCCAGGTACAGCAACTGATGGACAGCGCACCACCGATAACCTAGATATGTTTAACGGTGCACCTGACCGATATGATTGGAATCTAGTGGGTAAGCAAGAGCTATATATTCCATATAACAGCTTCAAGCTGGCTGATAGGGGCCTAAAATATAATCAGATCTTACAGGCCGGACATCTAAACCCTGAGTTAACCCGTTATGAGTTACATCGTGTATGGAAAGTTGAAGCTACCTTAAAAGAAGGTGCTCGCCATATTTATGCAAAACGCACCTTCTACATTGATGAAGATACTTGGCAAGCAGCCATTGTCGATCATTACGATGGACGTGGTGAGCTTTGGCGCGTCGCTGAAGAGCACGAGTTCCAATACCGAGATGCTAACGTGCCTTGGACAGTCGCTGAAATGCTATATGATTTACAATCCGGACGCTACCTTGCAGGAAGCTTAACTAATGAAGAAGGTATTGGTTTTGACTTCACCAAGCGCTTCAGACACAAAGACTTTACCCCACAGGCCATACGCCGACTGGGCAAATAA
- a CDS encoding class I SAM-dependent methyltransferase, translating to MKPVDIGKAYNQITHLWEEGSFNSSNGIEQHERAIAFVKNKEKALDVGCGCTGRFIDLLIGKGFSPEGVDVSEEMINLACKRHADITFYQEDICEWELPHKYDFISAWDSIWHIPLEQQEKVLTKLISALNSNGVLIFSCGGTDEKGDHKDDFMGPEVYYSSLGINGFLKLFISLGCICRHFEYDQYPELHAYFILQKS from the coding sequence ATGAAACCAGTTGATATTGGCAAAGCTTATAATCAAATCACTCACCTGTGGGAGGAGGGTAGTTTTAATAGCAGCAATGGTATTGAACAACATGAACGAGCTATAGCATTTGTAAAAAATAAGGAAAAAGCGCTCGATGTTGGCTGTGGTTGTACTGGGCGCTTTATTGATCTTCTTATAGGTAAGGGCTTCAGCCCAGAAGGTGTTGATGTCTCCGAAGAGATGATTAATTTGGCTTGCAAACGACATGCTGACATAACGTTTTATCAAGAAGATATATGTGAATGGGAGCTGCCTCACAAGTATGACTTTATCAGTGCTTGGGATAGTATTTGGCACATACCGCTTGAGCAGCAAGAAAAGGTACTAACAAAACTGATTTCTGCTCTTAATAGCAACGGAGTGCTGATATTTTCTTGCGGTGGTACAGATGAAAAAGGAGACCACAAAGATGATTTTATGGGGCCTGAAGTATATTACTCATCACTAGGTATTAATGGATTCTTAAAGCTTTTTATTAGTTTAGGTTGTATTTGTAGGCATTTTGAATATGACCAATATCCAGAATTACATGCGTATTTTATCCTGCAAAAGTCATGA
- a CDS encoding NlpC/P60 family protein: MTKLLALYTQSLRKRCAGLSYILVCAVLSGCAGQSYQQAETAYSPVKSQLQAHYLRWNGTPYKYGGNSRRGIDCSAFVARTYKDVFDLYLPRTTRAQAVVGEEISRRSARPGDLVLFKTGLFDRHVGIYLGNQYFMHASASKGVTQSRLDNPYWNDKYWKIVRPSNLLQN, translated from the coding sequence ATGACGAAACTATTAGCACTATACACTCAGTCTTTACGTAAAAGGTGTGCGGGCCTAAGTTATATACTCGTCTGTGCAGTTCTTTCAGGGTGTGCTGGGCAAAGTTACCAGCAGGCAGAAACAGCATATTCACCTGTTAAAAGTCAGTTGCAAGCGCATTATTTAAGGTGGAATGGAACGCCTTATAAGTACGGCGGGAACTCTAGAAGGGGGATTGATTGCTCTGCTTTTGTCGCAAGGACTTATAAAGACGTATTCGATCTTTATTTGCCTCGTACTACCAGAGCTCAAGCCGTTGTTGGCGAAGAGATATCACGGCGTTCAGCGCGACCAGGCGACTTAGTGTTATTTAAAACAGGCCTGTTCGATAGGCATGTTGGCATATACCTAGGTAATCAGTACTTTATGCATGCTTCTGCTAGTAAAGGTGTGACCCAATCAAGGTTGGATAACCCATACTGGAATGATAAGTACTGGAAAATCGTTCGGCCATCAAATCTATTACAAAACTAA
- a CDS encoding 2OG-Fe(II) oxygenase has translation MSTSSVQYSSTLTEETFDLIATALSQHGYIILENALPPKLVSNLLVTATEKVAEFKPAGIGRANQHQVNNVIRTDNILWLTTQNPVESAYLIEMDALREAMNKRLFMGLFDYEASFAHYPSGAFYKKHLDAFKGQTNRVLTTVFYLNENWQEEQGGNLVIYNTKNNSTLQVKPEAGTLVIFLSDEFPHEVKQATKDRYSIAGWFRINNSSLNRVDPAH, from the coding sequence TTGAGTACTTCATCCGTTCAGTATAGCTCTACATTAACAGAAGAAACGTTCGATCTCATCGCGACAGCACTTTCTCAGCACGGCTATATCATATTAGAAAATGCCTTACCCCCTAAATTAGTGAGTAACCTTTTAGTTACCGCTACCGAAAAAGTAGCAGAATTTAAACCGGCAGGCATCGGTCGAGCTAACCAGCATCAAGTAAATAACGTCATTAGAACCGATAACATCCTCTGGCTGACAACACAAAACCCTGTCGAATCTGCTTATTTGATCGAAATGGATGCACTGCGTGAAGCCATGAATAAAAGACTTTTCATGGGACTTTTTGATTATGAAGCTAGCTTTGCACACTACCCTAGCGGAGCATTTTATAAAAAGCATCTCGATGCCTTTAAAGGGCAAACTAATCGAGTATTAACGACTGTTTTTTATCTCAATGAAAACTGGCAAGAAGAGCAAGGTGGCAACTTAGTTATTTATAATACAAAGAACAACTCGACGCTCCAGGTCAAACCTGAAGCAGGCACATTAGTCATATTTTTAAGCGATGAGTTCCCCCATGAAGTTAAGCAAGCAACCAAAGATCGCTATAGTATCGCAGGATGGTTCAGGATTAATAACTCTTCGCTAAACCGGGTTGATCCTGCACATTAA
- a CDS encoding DUF4332 domain-containing protein, with translation MAKLTDIKGIDEASAEKLKAAGATTQESFLTACGDKKGRKEVANNTGIDEKEILGWLNRADLARVKGVSTVYADLLELAGVDTVPELAQRNAANLHTKMEECNTEQSLADKMPTTAQVEEWVAQAKELPRAIHY, from the coding sequence ATGGCTAAACTGACTGATATCAAAGGCATTGACGAAGCTTCTGCAGAAAAACTAAAAGCAGCCGGAGCGACTACACAGGAAAGTTTCCTGACAGCCTGCGGTGATAAAAAAGGACGCAAAGAAGTTGCCAATAATACCGGAATCGACGAAAAAGAGATTCTTGGTTGGTTAAACCGTGCTGACTTGGCCCGTGTTAAAGGCGTAAGCACCGTATATGCAGACCTTCTAGAGCTTGCTGGTGTTGATACTGTTCCTGAGCTTGCTCAGCGTAACGCTGCAAACCTGCATACAAAAATGGAAGAGTGCAACACTGAGCAAAGCTTAGCTGACAAAATGCCGACCACCGCTCAAGTAGAAGAGTGGGTTGCTCAAGCTAAAGAATTACCACGCGCTATTCATTACTAA
- a CDS encoding DEAD/DEAH box helicase has translation MFTDFSLDTRLLKALDALSFTKPTDVQNATMPAATAGKDILVTAETGSGKTAAFALPVLHALLDSPAPQSGARVLILTPTRELAQQLAKHINALAQFTFIKTDTVCGGETFKPQAARLRKNPEILVATPGRLIDHLDKRTISLDDIEYLILDEADRMLDMGFQEDVERICSTCPDTRQTMLFSATLAHAGMRSVITASMKEPVSIKLNSHREAHTNIRQQIILANDVALKDKQLVWLLKNDSFEKAIVFTNTKVNATRLNGYLRYNDIRAGVIHGDLTQEQRTHAMGLLASGKINVLVATDVVARGIDVKGIDLVINVEMSRSGDDHTHRVGRTGRAGEQGVAISLIGPTEWNLMSSIERYLKTQFERRVIKGLEGSYAGPKKLKASGKAAGTKKKKLDKKITNGKAKAAKKKPNARTSEPKNRVIVDGFAPLKRK, from the coding sequence GTGTTCACAGACTTTTCACTTGATACTCGTTTGCTAAAAGCACTCGACGCACTATCTTTTACAAAGCCAACTGACGTCCAAAATGCAACGATGCCAGCAGCTACTGCGGGTAAAGACATATTGGTAACAGCTGAAACCGGTAGTGGTAAAACCGCCGCTTTCGCTTTACCTGTATTACATGCATTACTAGATTCTCCAGCGCCGCAAAGCGGTGCGCGCGTACTGATCCTTACACCAACGCGTGAACTAGCTCAGCAGTTAGCTAAACACATTAACGCTTTGGCTCAATTTACTTTCATCAAAACAGATACGGTCTGCGGTGGTGAAACATTTAAACCGCAAGCGGCGAGACTTAGAAAGAACCCTGAAATATTAGTTGCCACACCAGGGCGCCTTATTGATCACCTCGATAAAAGAACAATCTCTTTAGATGACATCGAGTACTTAATACTTGATGAAGCTGACCGAATGTTGGATATGGGCTTTCAAGAAGATGTTGAGCGTATTTGTAGCACCTGCCCTGACACTCGTCAGACGATGCTATTTTCAGCTACTTTAGCCCATGCAGGTATGCGCTCAGTCATCACCGCCTCCATGAAAGAGCCGGTATCTATTAAGTTAAATAGTCACCGCGAAGCACACACCAACATTCGCCAACAAATTATTCTGGCCAACGATGTCGCTCTTAAAGATAAACAACTCGTTTGGTTGCTGAAAAACGACTCGTTTGAAAAAGCGATTGTATTTACTAATACAAAAGTTAATGCGACACGTTTAAATGGCTACCTTAGATATAACGACATCCGTGCTGGCGTGATCCATGGCGATTTAACGCAAGAACAACGTACACACGCGATGGGGTTGCTTGCCAGCGGGAAAATCAATGTCTTAGTAGCAACAGATGTTGTTGCTAGAGGCATCGATGTTAAAGGAATAGATCTAGTCATCAATGTAGAGATGTCGCGTAGTGGTGACGACCACACTCACCGTGTTGGCCGAACAGGACGTGCAGGCGAACAAGGCGTAGCCATTTCTTTGATTGGCCCAACTGAATGGAACTTGATGTCTAGTATTGAACGATACTTGAAGACACAGTTTGAGCGGCGGGTAATTAAAGGCCTCGAAGGTAGCTATGCCGGCCCTAAAAAGCTAAAAGCATCAGGTAAAGCTGCTGGTACGAAAAAGAAAAAACTGGATAAGAAAATAACTAACGGAAAAGCAAAAGCAGCGAAAAAGAAACCTAATGCTCGCACAAGCGAACCTAAAAATCGCGTTATTGTCGATGGCTTTGCACCACTAAAACGAAAATAA
- a CDS encoding putative bifunctional diguanylate cyclase/phosphodiesterase has product MDFVAFLKKILARSPIWPAVAISLSVLLVSSLFIQSEAERLKSEALFRAASQVGIIRARLEGEINANLSVLKALQAEITINPEMDQSRFSQLMEALLSDDLHIRHVALAPDLTVQSIYPLEGNEQVIGLNYTANKDQVRSVLDAIQLNKMVLSGPLELVQGGEALIARLPVYLQHHTGPTLWGIISAVLEYEKLLDAADIRKDYYGLMLGIRGKDGTGSDGELFFGSKRAFGLDAVMTNITLPHGEWQLAILPENGWAAPSKRMYFLWGGASFLALVMGVAGFLLVLIYQQKAQAITTANYRANFDALTGLPNRYFFSQRLESLIKEMRREKLDFAVFFIDIDHFKQVNDSVGHSAGDHLLTDFAMRLQHSARDSDIIARLGGDEFVLVLRNVSDVIQADLLAEKLQKKIQQPFIIGGRPFLVTASIGIAMYPIDGKDVTGLLLHSDQAMYTAKRAGRNTHFFFNEGMREEAEQHLLVHSDILRGLNANEFELYYQPVLNVNTNKIEKCEALIRWNHPDKGRVMPDSFIPVAERTGSIVNIGNWVLQQACKDMRVFLEADIDIKISVNRSVSEFYSTKAYDTWKAIFKENGVDSHRFVFEITESLFMEQNSARMSVITSLRDIGVQFAIDDFGTGYSAINYLRNYPVDYLKIDKSFIQDLLIDEQDKTLVEVIIKMGRALGIVVIAEGVEELAQLEVLKQFECDYIQGFWLSKPQSLHHIIALCHEHTDGQYDAPIT; this is encoded by the coding sequence ATGGATTTCGTCGCTTTCCTCAAAAAAATTCTAGCGCGCAGCCCCATTTGGCCTGCTGTAGCGATCAGCCTTTCTGTATTGCTGGTTTCTTCTCTATTTATTCAGAGTGAAGCTGAAAGGCTTAAAAGTGAAGCATTGTTTAGGGCAGCAAGCCAAGTAGGTATTATACGTGCCCGCTTGGAAGGCGAAATTAATGCGAACCTTTCTGTGTTGAAGGCTTTACAAGCAGAAATAACGATCAACCCTGAAATGGATCAATCGAGATTTTCTCAATTAATGGAAGCGCTTTTGTCTGATGATTTACATATTCGTCATGTTGCGCTGGCTCCTGATCTGACCGTTCAATCCATTTACCCTCTGGAAGGTAATGAGCAGGTCATTGGGTTAAATTATACCGCCAATAAAGATCAAGTTCGTTCGGTGCTTGATGCTATCCAGCTGAATAAAATGGTGTTATCTGGCCCTCTAGAATTGGTTCAAGGAGGAGAAGCGTTAATAGCGCGCCTACCTGTTTATCTTCAGCATCATACAGGACCCACTTTGTGGGGAATCATCTCTGCTGTTTTGGAATACGAGAAGTTACTTGATGCTGCTGATATTAGAAAAGACTATTACGGATTGATGTTAGGCATTCGAGGAAAAGACGGCACAGGTTCAGATGGAGAATTATTTTTTGGCTCCAAGCGTGCTTTTGGTCTCGATGCTGTAATGACAAATATCACGTTACCACATGGTGAGTGGCAACTGGCTATTCTGCCTGAAAATGGTTGGGCTGCACCGTCTAAAAGAATGTATTTTTTGTGGGGTGGCGCATCTTTCCTCGCACTAGTGATGGGCGTAGCTGGCTTTTTGTTAGTACTTATTTATCAGCAAAAAGCACAAGCGATAACAACAGCAAACTATAGAGCCAATTTTGATGCATTAACGGGCTTACCTAATCGTTACTTTTTTAGTCAGAGGTTAGAAAGCCTGATTAAAGAGATGCGTCGTGAAAAGCTAGATTTCGCAGTTTTCTTTATTGATATAGACCACTTTAAGCAAGTAAATGACAGTGTTGGGCATAGCGCTGGCGATCATTTATTGACTGATTTTGCTATGCGTCTACAACACTCTGCTCGTGATTCTGACATTATTGCTCGTCTTGGTGGAGATGAGTTCGTACTTGTATTGCGTAATGTCAGTGATGTAATACAGGCTGATCTGCTTGCAGAGAAGTTGCAAAAGAAGATTCAACAGCCCTTCATAATAGGGGGGCGGCCTTTTTTAGTAACAGCGAGCATTGGCATTGCGATGTACCCTATTGATGGGAAGGATGTTACGGGGTTGTTACTGCATTCTGATCAGGCAATGTATACGGCAAAACGTGCTGGGCGAAATACACACTTTTTCTTTAATGAGGGAATGCGCGAAGAGGCGGAACAGCACTTGCTAGTGCATTCTGATATTTTGCGAGGACTCAATGCTAACGAGTTTGAGCTTTACTACCAGCCAGTATTGAATGTAAATACAAATAAAATAGAAAAATGTGAAGCGCTTATTCGTTGGAATCATCCTGATAAAGGCAGAGTGATGCCTGATTCTTTTATACCTGTAGCAGAGCGAACAGGATCAATTGTAAATATTGGGAATTGGGTTTTGCAGCAGGCTTGCAAGGATATGCGAGTCTTTTTAGAGGCCGATATTGATATTAAAATTTCAGTTAACCGTTCAGTCAGTGAGTTTTATTCTACAAAAGCGTACGACACATGGAAGGCTATTTTCAAAGAAAATGGTGTGGATAGTCACCGGTTTGTATTTGAGATTACTGAGTCGCTGTTTATGGAGCAAAATTCTGCTCGCATGAGTGTTATTACTTCATTGCGGGATATTGGTGTGCAGTTTGCAATTGATGATTTTGGTACGGGTTATTCTGCTATTAATTACTTGCGTAACTACCCAGTCGATTATTTAAAAATTGATAAGAGTTTCATTCAGGACTTATTGATAGACGAGCAGGATAAAACACTCGTTGAAGTTATTATTAAAATGGGAAGGGCGTTGGGTATCGTCGTCATTGCTGAAGGTGTTGAAGAACTAGCTCAACTAGAGGTGCTGAAACAATTCGAGTGTGATTATATTCAGGGTTTTTGGCTATCTAAACCGCAGTCGCTTCATCATATTATTGCCTTGTGCCATGAGCATACGGATGGCCAATATGATGCACCTATTACCTAA
- a CDS encoding FAD-binding oxidoreductase, whose product MPGAFTVAIQELQELLGERLETSSSVRQHHAHDESFHLPASPEAVAFPKSTSEVSEIARICMRHHMPMLPFGTGTAMEGGVNASHGGLSIDMSLMNNILSVTSEDMDCTVQAGVTRKQLNEHLRDQGMFFPIDPGADASVGGMAATRASGTNAVRYGTMRDAVLALTVVMADGKIVKTSSRARKSAAGYDLTRLFIGSEGTLGIICEISLRLHAIPEAISAAVCAFGSVEGAINTVIETIQMGVPIARIELLDAAAINAVNQYSGTDYPFLPHLFLEFHGTQAWVAEQASIVKELAVENQGSEFQWASNTEDRTALWQARHDFAYAARATRPNARIFSTDVCVPISQLAQCILETITDIKSMPMSMPIVGHVGDGNFHVVPAVDPENEAEMLLIDSFHTRLIHRALSAGGTCTGEHGIGQGKKAFLAEELPAGVDIMKTIKHALDPDNLMNPGKVVDIN is encoded by the coding sequence ATGCCAGGGGCTTTTACGGTTGCTATCCAAGAATTACAAGAACTGTTGGGGGAGCGTTTAGAAACTTCCAGTAGTGTTCGACAGCATCATGCTCATGATGAATCTTTTCACCTTCCCGCATCTCCTGAGGCCGTTGCATTTCCTAAAAGTACCTCTGAAGTTTCTGAAATCGCTCGTATTTGTATGCGCCATCATATGCCAATGCTGCCTTTTGGTACCGGTACGGCTATGGAGGGGGGGGTAAATGCAAGCCATGGTGGGCTGAGTATCGATATGTCTTTGATGAACAATATCTTGAGTGTTACCAGTGAAGACATGGACTGTACTGTGCAAGCCGGTGTTACTCGCAAGCAACTCAATGAGCACTTGCGTGATCAAGGTATGTTTTTTCCTATCGACCCTGGGGCTGATGCTTCTGTCGGAGGTATGGCCGCGACGCGTGCTTCGGGTACCAATGCTGTACGTTATGGAACAATGCGTGACGCTGTCTTAGCCTTAACGGTTGTCATGGCTGATGGCAAGATTGTAAAAACTAGCAGCCGTGCTCGTAAGTCTGCTGCGGGCTATGATCTAACGCGCCTGTTTATTGGTTCGGAAGGTACGCTGGGTATTATCTGTGAAATAAGCCTGCGTTTACATGCTATTCCTGAGGCTATCTCTGCCGCTGTATGTGCTTTTGGCTCTGTGGAAGGCGCCATTAATACGGTAATAGAAACCATCCAGATGGGCGTGCCTATTGCTCGTATAGAGCTTTTGGATGCGGCTGCCATTAATGCTGTTAACCAATACAGTGGTACTGATTATCCATTTTTACCTCATCTTTTTTTAGAGTTTCATGGTACTCAAGCGTGGGTGGCTGAACAGGCATCTATTGTTAAAGAATTAGCCGTTGAAAATCAGGGAAGCGAGTTTCAGTGGGCATCGAACACTGAAGACCGAACCGCTCTATGGCAGGCAAGGCATGATTTTGCTTATGCGGCTCGAGCCACGCGTCCAAATGCCCGAATTTTTTCAACCGATGTTTGTGTACCTATCTCGCAGCTGGCACAGTGCATACTTGAAACAATTACTGATATCAAAAGTATGCCTATGTCTATGCCTATAGTTGGCCATGTGGGAGATGGGAACTTTCACGTTGTGCCTGCAGTTGACCCTGAAAATGAAGCAGAAATGCTGCTAATTGATTCGTTTCATACTCGGCTTATTCATCGTGCACTCAGTGCTGGTGGCACTTGCACTGGTGAACATGGTATTGGTCAGGGTAAAAAAGCTTTTCTTGCAGAAGAGCTACCGGCAGGAGTGGACATCATGAAAACAATTAAACACGCACTGGATCCTGACAACCTCATGAACCCCGGTAAAGTCGTGGATATAAACTAA